A stretch of the Mycolicibacterium celeriflavum genome encodes the following:
- the nrfD gene encoding NrfD/PsrC family molybdoenzyme membrane anchor subunit has protein sequence MPREQLAVPQAEFRSYYGKQILKTPVWNWMIAAYLFCGGVSAGAAMLAAGADLTGRPGLRKVSRIGSLASILASLYFLIADLGRPERFHHMLRVAKPSSPMSVGTWILSAYGPGAGLAAVAELMPGRLRRTWLGRVVDRAARPAGLWAAATAPGVASYTAVLLSQTAVPAWREAHPYLPFVFTGSAAASGAGLGMLLAPLDESSPARRMAVLGAGMEVAASRVMERQLGLSGEAYTTGKVHRLRQLSEVLTVGGAVGAVIGRNRATVAASGAALLVGSALQRFGVFEAGVASTRDPKYVVVPQRERLNAESANPRLL, from the coding sequence ATGCCGCGCGAACAGCTGGCGGTGCCCCAAGCCGAGTTCCGGTCCTACTACGGCAAGCAGATCCTCAAGACCCCGGTGTGGAACTGGATGATCGCGGCGTACCTGTTCTGCGGTGGCGTGTCGGCGGGCGCGGCGATGCTGGCTGCGGGTGCGGACCTGACGGGACGGCCCGGCCTCCGGAAGGTGTCCCGAATCGGTTCGCTGGCAAGCATTTTGGCGAGCCTGTACTTCCTGATCGCCGATCTCGGGCGACCGGAGCGGTTCCACCACATGCTGAGGGTGGCGAAGCCGAGTTCGCCGATGAGCGTGGGCACCTGGATCCTGTCGGCGTACGGGCCGGGCGCGGGCCTGGCGGCGGTGGCGGAGTTGATGCCGGGCCGGCTACGGCGGACGTGGCTGGGCCGGGTGGTGGACCGGGCGGCTCGACCGGCCGGACTGTGGGCGGCGGCCACGGCGCCGGGGGTGGCGTCGTACACGGCGGTTCTGTTGTCGCAGACGGCGGTTCCGGCCTGGCGGGAGGCGCATCCGTATCTGCCGTTCGTGTTCACGGGTTCGGCGGCGGCGAGCGGCGCCGGCCTGGGAATGCTGTTGGCGCCGTTGGACGAGTCAAGTCCGGCGCGGCGGATGGCGGTGCTGGGCGCGGGCATGGAAGTGGCGGCGTCGCGGGTGATGGAGCGGCAGCTGGGGCTGTCCGGTGAGGCGTACACGACGGGCAAGGTGCACCGGCTGCGTCAGCTGTCGGAGGTGCTGACGGTCGGCGGTGCGGTCGGGGCCGTAATCGGACGGAACCGGGCGACGGTCGCGGCGTCGGGGGCGGCGCTGCTGGTGGGGAGTGCGCTGCAGAGGTTCGGCGTCTTCGAGGCAGGCGTGGCGTCGACCCGCGACCCGAAGTACGTCGTCGTCCCGCAGCGGGAGCGATTGAACGCAGAATCCGCCAACCCGCGGCTATTGTGA
- a CDS encoding glycosyltransferase family 39 protein encodes MVDVPGRGRLARLEPLLVAVLGAAVSLVGAGRPSFWYDEAATISASYSRSLHQLWQMLADVDAVHGLYYLLMHGWFAVFPPTEFWSRVPSGLAVGAAAAGVVVLGRQLSSRTVGLAAGVVCAILPRATWAGIEARPYALSMMLAVWLAVLLVWTTQRESRWAWAGYGVLLAVSILLDVYLALLFFVHAVFVMAFRRTRTVVLPFAIASGIALGVMAPFVAVVAGQANQISWITPIGLRTFEDVAVQQYFDRNPYFAALSAVVVLVAIAVWVFVRRPSVGEREAIVLAVAWLVIPTALIVAYSALAEPLYTPRYLCFTAPAMALLLGVCIAALARSAWVTAAVVGVFAVVAAPTFVTVQRGPYAKYHMDYSQVADLVSTKAAAGDCLLVNDTVTFHPAPMRPLMAARPDAFRKVVDVSLWQRAVDTREVFDTNLIPEASVGPLEHCATVWIITQADPAAPKREEGVAIPPGPLFGGTRAFAVSHDMGFRLVERWQFSLVQVIRAQR; translated from the coding sequence CTGGTAGACGTCCCCGGCCGCGGTCGGCTGGCGCGGCTGGAACCGCTGCTCGTCGCCGTCCTCGGCGCCGCGGTGAGCCTCGTGGGCGCCGGCCGTCCGTCGTTCTGGTACGACGAGGCGGCGACGATCTCGGCGTCCTACAGCCGGTCGCTGCATCAGCTGTGGCAGATGCTGGCCGACGTGGACGCCGTCCACGGCCTCTACTACCTGCTGATGCACGGCTGGTTCGCCGTCTTCCCGCCGACCGAGTTCTGGTCGCGGGTGCCGAGCGGCCTGGCGGTCGGCGCCGCCGCGGCGGGCGTGGTGGTGCTGGGCAGGCAGCTGTCGTCGCGGACGGTCGGGCTCGCGGCGGGCGTCGTCTGCGCGATCCTGCCCCGGGCGACGTGGGCGGGTATCGAGGCGCGTCCGTACGCGTTGTCGATGATGCTCGCCGTGTGGCTGGCGGTCCTGCTGGTGTGGACGACGCAGCGCGAATCCCGTTGGGCGTGGGCGGGTTACGGCGTGCTGCTGGCGGTGTCGATCCTGCTCGATGTCTACCTGGCGCTGTTGTTCTTCGTCCACGCCGTCTTCGTGATGGCGTTCCGGCGCACCCGGACGGTGGTGCTGCCGTTCGCGATCGCATCGGGAATCGCGCTCGGCGTGATGGCGCCGTTCGTCGCGGTGGTCGCCGGACAGGCCAACCAGATCAGCTGGATCACGCCGATCGGTCTGCGAACCTTCGAAGACGTTGCCGTACAGCAGTATTTCGACCGCAATCCGTATTTCGCGGCGCTGTCCGCGGTGGTGGTGCTGGTGGCGATCGCGGTGTGGGTGTTCGTGAGGCGGCCGAGCGTCGGTGAGCGGGAAGCGATCGTGCTGGCGGTGGCGTGGCTGGTGATTCCGACGGCGCTGATCGTGGCGTACTCGGCGCTGGCCGAACCGCTCTACACGCCGCGCTATCTGTGCTTCACCGCGCCCGCGATGGCCCTGCTGCTCGGGGTCTGCATCGCCGCGTTGGCGCGCTCGGCGTGGGTAACGGCGGCGGTCGTCGGCGTGTTCGCCGTGGTCGCGGCGCCCACTTTCGTTACGGTGCAACGCGGTCCGTATGCGAAGTACCACATGGATTACAGCCAGGTGGCCGACCTGGTCTCGACGAAGGCCGCCGCGGGCGACTGTCTTCTGGTCAACGACACCGTGACGTTCCATCCCGCGCCGATGCGACCGCTGATGGCCGCGCGCCCCGACGCCTTCCGTAAGGTGGTCGACGTCAGCCTCTGGCAGCGGGCGGTCGACACCCGCGAGGTGTTCGACACGAACCTCATCCCCGAGGCGTCCGTGGGGCCGCTCGAACATTGCGCGACCGTCTGGATCATCACGCAGGCAGACCCCGCCGCTCCGAAACGCGAAGAGGGAGTGGCGATTCCGCCCGGTCCGCTGTTCGGCGGCACACGCGCGTTCGCCGTCAGCCACGACATGGGCTTTCGTCTGGTCGAGCGGTGGCAGTTCAGCCTGGTGCAGGTGATCCGGGCGCAGCGGTAG
- a CDS encoding PadR family transcriptional regulator: MYIDKDLVAASATPLVLGILADGESYGYAILKRVQELSGGRIQWTDGMLYPLLHRLERLGYVTATWGVSDSGRRRKHYAITDAGRNMLAERRTQWEAVAQMLDQVWRSVPLPPTAAQGWA; this comes from the coding sequence ATGTATATCGACAAGGATCTGGTGGCGGCCTCGGCGACGCCGCTGGTGCTGGGCATCCTCGCCGACGGCGAGTCCTACGGATACGCGATCTTGAAGCGGGTGCAGGAGTTGTCCGGCGGGCGGATCCAATGGACGGACGGAATGCTGTATCCGCTGCTGCATCGGCTCGAGCGCCTGGGATATGTGACCGCGACGTGGGGCGTCTCCGACAGCGGGCGACGGCGCAAGCACTACGCGATCACCGACGCCGGTCGAAACATGCTCGCCGAGCGGCGAACTCAGTGGGAGGCCGTGGCGCAAATGCTCGACCAGGTGTGGCGCAGTGTCCCGCTGCCTCCCACCGCGGCCCAGGGATGGGCGTGA
- a CDS encoding 4Fe-4S dicluster domain-containing protein has product MSPNSFYGPLADVAGDAGYAEHPPRMGFFTDTSVCIGCKACEVACKEWNGVPEDGFNLLGMSFDNTGELGANSWRHVAFVEQPASVDLGMPGFERPGDASGPETRTDFRWLMSSDVCKHCTHAGCLDVCPTGALFRTEFATVVVQQDICNGCGYCVSACPYGVIERREGDGRAFKCTLCYDRLLDGLEPACAKACPTDSIQFGVLDELRDRAALRVNELHDRGETSARLYGEDPNDGVGGDGAFFLLLDEPEVYGLPPDPVVPTRDAGAMWRYAGMAASALVGLAVSSFLGKRS; this is encoded by the coding sequence ATGAGCCCCAACAGCTTCTATGGCCCGCTGGCCGACGTGGCGGGTGACGCCGGCTACGCCGAGCATCCGCCGCGGATGGGCTTTTTCACCGACACCTCGGTGTGCATCGGTTGCAAGGCATGCGAGGTGGCCTGCAAGGAGTGGAACGGCGTGCCCGAGGACGGGTTCAACTTGCTGGGCATGTCGTTCGACAACACCGGCGAGCTGGGCGCGAACTCGTGGCGGCATGTCGCGTTCGTCGAGCAACCCGCCTCGGTGGACCTCGGTATGCCCGGCTTCGAACGGCCCGGCGACGCTTCGGGTCCCGAAACCCGCACGGACTTCCGCTGGTTGATGAGCAGCGACGTGTGCAAGCACTGCACGCACGCCGGGTGCCTGGACGTCTGCCCGACCGGCGCGCTGTTCCGCACCGAGTTCGCGACCGTCGTTGTGCAGCAGGATATCTGCAACGGCTGCGGATACTGCGTGTCGGCCTGTCCGTACGGGGTGATCGAGCGGCGTGAGGGCGACGGCCGAGCGTTCAAGTGCACGCTGTGCTACGACCGGCTGCTCGACGGGCTGGAGCCGGCATGTGCGAAGGCGTGCCCGACCGACTCGATTCAGTTCGGTGTCCTGGACGAGTTGCGGGACCGGGCGGCATTGCGCGTCAACGAGTTACACGACCGTGGCGAGACATCGGCGCGCCTGTACGGCGAAGACCCGAACGACGGCGTCGGCGGCGACGGAGCGTTCTTCCTCTTGCTCGACGAGCCCGAGGTGTACGGGCTGCCGCCGGACCCGGTGGTGCCGACGCGCGACGCCGGCGCGATGTGGCGCTACGCGGGAATGGCGGCGTCGGCTTTGGTCGGCCTCGCGGTGTCGTCGTTCCTCGGGAAGAGAAGCTGA
- a CDS encoding permease prefix domain 1-containing protein: MDVDVGLESQIGQWRGYVERHRAISAADADEMEDHLRNQIADLSSAGLMSDEAFLVAVKRMGNVHSISREFAQEHSDRLWKQLVLTGAPGADGRQQRSELFVVLALALGGAVALKAGSAVLAEEVFARNAGLFVLPFLIGYFVWKRRVGLRVIAALTLPFVAAAVVLNVYPFDPDGATAVIATIHAPIALWFAVGFAYVGGKWRSDRRRMDFIRFTGEWVVYLTLLGLGAGVLIALTVGAFEALGTDVEWAIEDWIVPIGVAGGIVVAAWLVEAKQNVVENIAPVLTRVFTPLTTIMLLVLLASFIANGSLVDVDRNLLILMDLILVLVLGLLLYAISARDPLAPADLFDRLQLVLVISALAVDVLMLVAMLTRIAEFGFTPNKVTALGLNLVLLVNLSWSACLLVGFLRGRRDFASMERWQTRYLPTFGIWAVLVVLVIPPVFGFA; encoded by the coding sequence ATGGACGTCGACGTCGGCTTGGAATCACAGATCGGTCAGTGGCGCGGCTACGTCGAGCGTCATCGGGCGATCTCGGCGGCAGACGCCGACGAGATGGAAGACCACCTGCGCAACCAGATCGCCGATCTGTCCTCCGCCGGACTGATGAGCGACGAGGCCTTTCTGGTCGCGGTCAAGCGCATGGGCAACGTGCACAGCATCTCCCGCGAATTCGCGCAGGAACATTCCGACCGGCTGTGGAAGCAGTTGGTCCTGACGGGCGCACCGGGCGCCGATGGGCGACAGCAGCGGAGCGAACTGTTCGTCGTCCTGGCGCTCGCGCTCGGCGGCGCGGTGGCGCTCAAGGCCGGATCGGCCGTGCTCGCGGAGGAGGTGTTCGCCCGCAATGCCGGCCTTTTCGTGCTTCCGTTCCTGATCGGCTATTTCGTCTGGAAACGCCGGGTGGGCTTGCGCGTGATCGCGGCACTGACACTGCCGTTCGTCGCGGCGGCCGTCGTGCTCAACGTGTACCCGTTCGATCCCGATGGCGCGACTGCGGTGATCGCGACGATCCACGCGCCCATCGCGTTGTGGTTCGCTGTCGGGTTCGCCTACGTCGGTGGCAAGTGGCGATCCGACCGGCGGCGAATGGATTTCATCCGGTTCACCGGCGAGTGGGTGGTGTACCTCACCCTGCTGGGCCTCGGCGCCGGCGTGCTGATCGCGTTGACGGTCGGCGCGTTCGAGGCGCTGGGCACCGATGTCGAGTGGGCCATCGAGGACTGGATCGTGCCGATCGGCGTGGCGGGCGGAATCGTCGTCGCCGCATGGCTCGTCGAAGCCAAACAGAACGTGGTGGAGAACATCGCGCCCGTGCTGACCCGGGTGTTCACCCCGCTGACCACGATCATGCTGCTGGTGCTGCTCGCGTCGTTCATCGCGAACGGCAGCCTGGTCGACGTCGACCGGAACCTGTTGATCCTGATGGACCTCATCCTGGTTCTAGTCCTCGGTCTGCTTCTGTACGCGATCTCCGCCCGCGACCCGTTGGCGCCGGCGGACCTGTTCGACCGACTGCAGCTCGTGCTCGTGATCAGCGCACTGGCGGTCGACGTGCTGATGTTGGTCGCGATGCTCACGCGCATAGCGGAATTCGGCTTCACGCCGAACAAGGTGACCGCGCTCGGCTTGAACCTGGTGCTGCTGGTCAACCTGTCGTGGTCGGCATGCCTGCTCGTCGGTTTCCTGCGTGGCCGGCGCGATTTCGCCTCCATGGAACGCTGGCAGACTCGCTACCTTCCCACCTTCGGGATCTGGGCGGTGCTGGTCGTCCTCGTCATCCCGCCGGTGTTCGGATTCGCATAG
- a CDS encoding hemerythrin domain-containing protein, producing MADTGNIVDDIISDHREFESVFTEIESSGDPHSQPDLVEHVIAGIVRHAVAEEQYLYPAARSVLPDGDKLADHELKEHAEAEEIMKAIEKAGTDDPEYDDLVRKLIGEIRHHIEDEENDMLAELRDSCPPEELHELSEKFQRAKAMAPTRPHPLAPDHPPANKILAPGAGLVDRLRDALSGRNT from the coding sequence ATGGCTGATACCGGAAACATCGTCGACGACATCATCAGCGACCATCGCGAGTTCGAAAGCGTCTTCACCGAGATCGAATCCAGCGGTGACCCGCACAGCCAACCCGATCTCGTCGAGCACGTGATCGCCGGCATCGTCCGGCACGCCGTCGCCGAGGAGCAGTACCTGTATCCGGCCGCCAGGAGTGTGCTGCCCGACGGTGACAAGCTCGCCGATCACGAGTTGAAAGAGCACGCCGAGGCCGAGGAGATCATGAAGGCCATCGAGAAGGCCGGCACCGACGACCCCGAGTACGACGATCTGGTGCGAAAGCTCATCGGCGAGATCCGCCATCACATCGAGGACGAGGAGAACGACATGCTCGCCGAGCTGCGCGATTCCTGCCCGCCCGAGGAGCTGCACGAGCTGAGTGAGAAGTTCCAGCGCGCCAAGGCAATGGCGCCGACACGGCCGCACCCGCTGGCGCCCGATCACCCGCCGGCCAACAAGATCCTCGCACCGGGCGCGGGTCTGGTGGACCGGTTGCGCGACGCCCTCAGCGGGCGCAACACCTGA
- a CDS encoding glycoside hydrolase family 16 protein: protein MDRRTLMMMTGVAALGAAAMPAPLANASPLRPSPPAQPPPDAATGTYLFQDEFDGPAGSAPDPAKWIVQNWDDPVTPPIAGHYRDDRRNVFIDGNSNLVLCATQEGDQYFSGKVLSHFRGQIGTTWEARIKLDCMHPGLWPAYWLLNQDPLPDGEIDIVEYYGNESWPPGTTVHAASNGKTWEGKSIPQLVDPAWHNWRTEWSEDGFRFWRDYVDGADPYFTVPAEPIPVHGRPGDLRWPFSIPGYWLQAIFNLAVGGSGGGDPRRAPYPSVMLIDWIRVW, encoded by the coding sequence ATCGACCGTCGCACCCTGATGATGATGACCGGAGTCGCCGCGCTGGGCGCGGCGGCCATGCCCGCCCCCCTGGCCAATGCCTCACCGCTACGGCCATCCCCACCGGCGCAGCCGCCACCTGATGCGGCGACAGGCACCTACCTGTTCCAGGACGAATTCGACGGCCCGGCCGGATCGGCCCCCGATCCGGCGAAGTGGATCGTGCAGAACTGGGACGACCCGGTGACGCCCCCGATCGCTGGGCATTACCGCGACGACCGTCGCAACGTGTTCATCGACGGCAACTCCAACCTCGTGCTGTGCGCGACCCAGGAAGGCGACCAGTACTTCAGCGGCAAGGTGCTCAGCCACTTCCGAGGCCAGATCGGCACCACATGGGAAGCGCGCATCAAGCTCGACTGCATGCACCCCGGCCTGTGGCCCGCCTACTGGCTGCTCAACCAGGACCCGCTGCCCGATGGTGAGATCGACATCGTCGAGTACTACGGCAACGAGTCGTGGCCGCCCGGCACCACCGTCCACGCCGCCTCCAACGGCAAGACGTGGGAGGGCAAGTCGATCCCCCAGCTGGTGGACCCGGCGTGGCACAACTGGCGCACCGAGTGGAGCGAGGACGGCTTCCGCTTCTGGCGCGACTACGTCGACGGCGCTGACCCGTACTTCACCGTTCCGGCCGAGCCGATTCCCGTTCACGGCCGACCCGGGGACCTGCGGTGGCCGTTCAGCATCCCCGGCTACTGGCTGCAGGCGATCTTCAACCTCGCGGTCGGTGGTTCGGGTGGCGGCGATCCGCGTCGGGCCCCCTACCCATCGGTGATGCTCATCGACTGGATCCGCGTCTGGTAG
- the fdh gene encoding formate dehydrogenase, translating to MDIKGLFQSWPVYRQLTGQDRLGRGQAAQSKRSATLTPRTTEADRVAHSVCPYCAVGCAQKVYVKDEKVIQIEGNPDSPISRGRLCPKGSASKQLVTGPQRLTKVRYRPPYATEWQDIDLDTAMDMVADRILDAREKGWQQFDADRNTLRRTMGIASLGGATLDNEENYLIKKLFTALGALQIENQARIUHSATVPGLGASFGRGGATDYQQDLANADFIVIMGSNMAEAHPVGFQWVVEAKARGAEVVHIDPRFTRTSALADRHLTLRAGSDIAFLGGVINHILSNDLDFREYVTAYTNASFIVDERFRDAEDLEGLFSGYDRDTASYDPSTWQYERTDPEYGGAGAKEHAAPDQHGSGGAPIEVGAQCIPSDPTLQHPRCVYQILKRHYARYTPEMVERVCGIPASDFLDIARTWAANSGRERTSALVYSVGWTQHTMGAQFIRAGAIIQLLLGNIGRPGGGVFALRGHASIQGSTDVPTLFNLLPGYLAMPHAGQETLSEYLDDIIGHNQKGFWHNADTYMVSLLKEYWGEHATADNDYCFDYLPRINGDHGTYRTVMDMVDGNVFGYFLLGQNPAVGSAHGRLQRLGMANLDWLVVRDLVEIESATLWKNSPEIETGEIEPQTCRTEVFLFPAASHVEKAGTFTQTQRKLQWREKAVEPPGDARSELWFFYHLGRILREKLAGSTDERDRPLLDLSWDYELEGDEPSAEDVLRRINGVDLTTGRAVNGYLELKADGTTMCGCWIYSGVYADEVNQAARRAPHDDAQWGWVWPLNRRVLYNRASADPQGRPWSERKKLVWWDASKGEWTGYDVPDFEKTKPPDYEPPSDAVGVDALRGDDAFVMQADGKGWLFAPNGVLDGPLPTHYEPHESPVPNAFYKQQGNPARKVYGRADNPSNPSPPELHGEVFPFVFTAARLTEHHTAGGMSRHLPYLSELQPGLFVEVSPQLAAERGLTHMEWAHVVTSRSAVDARVFVTDRMRPLRIEDRIVHQVWMPYHWGSVGLIDGDVVNDLVGVVADPNVFIQESKVATCDIQPGRRPRGPALLEYIAMYRERARITPETGTNLDTTEASTDHTEEKP from the coding sequence ATGGACATCAAGGGGCTGTTCCAGTCGTGGCCGGTCTACCGCCAGCTCACCGGTCAGGACCGGTTGGGCCGGGGCCAGGCCGCGCAGTCCAAGCGCTCAGCCACGCTGACGCCGCGGACCACCGAAGCGGACCGGGTCGCGCATTCCGTCTGCCCGTACTGCGCGGTGGGCTGCGCGCAGAAGGTCTACGTCAAGGACGAGAAAGTCATCCAGATCGAGGGCAATCCGGACAGTCCGATATCGCGAGGCCGCCTGTGCCCCAAGGGTTCTGCGAGCAAGCAGCTTGTCACCGGTCCGCAGCGGTTGACCAAGGTGCGCTACCGCCCGCCGTACGCCACCGAGTGGCAGGACATCGACCTCGACACGGCGATGGACATGGTCGCCGACCGCATCCTCGACGCGCGCGAGAAGGGCTGGCAGCAGTTCGACGCCGACCGCAACACGCTGCGCCGCACCATGGGTATCGCCAGCCTGGGCGGCGCGACGCTGGACAACGAAGAGAACTACCTGATCAAGAAGCTTTTCACCGCGTTGGGGGCACTGCAGATCGAGAACCAGGCCCGCATTTGACACAGCGCCACGGTTCCCGGTCTGGGAGCCTCCTTCGGTCGCGGCGGGGCGACGGACTACCAGCAAGACCTCGCCAATGCGGACTTCATCGTGATCATGGGCTCGAACATGGCCGAAGCCCATCCGGTCGGGTTCCAATGGGTCGTCGAGGCCAAGGCGCGCGGCGCGGAGGTGGTGCACATCGATCCGCGGTTCACCCGCACCAGCGCGCTGGCCGACCGGCATCTCACGCTGCGCGCGGGCAGTGACATCGCGTTCCTCGGCGGGGTGATCAACCACATCCTGAGCAACGACCTTGACTTCCGCGAGTACGTCACCGCGTACACCAACGCATCGTTCATCGTCGACGAACGCTTCCGCGACGCGGAGGACCTCGAGGGGTTGTTCTCCGGCTACGACCGCGACACTGCCTCTTACGACCCGTCGACGTGGCAGTACGAACGCACCGATCCCGAATACGGCGGCGCCGGCGCCAAGGAGCACGCCGCGCCCGATCAGCACGGGTCGGGCGGCGCACCGATCGAGGTTGGGGCGCAATGTATTCCATCAGACCCGACCTTGCAACACCCCCGCTGCGTCTATCAGATCCTCAAGCGGCACTACGCCCGCTACACGCCGGAGATGGTGGAACGCGTGTGCGGCATACCGGCATCGGACTTCCTCGACATTGCGCGGACGTGGGCCGCCAACTCCGGGCGCGAGCGCACGTCTGCCCTGGTGTACAGCGTCGGGTGGACGCAACACACGATGGGCGCGCAGTTCATCCGCGCCGGGGCGATCATCCAGTTGCTGCTGGGCAACATCGGCCGACCCGGTGGCGGCGTGTTCGCGCTGCGCGGGCACGCCAGCATCCAGGGCTCGACCGACGTGCCGACGTTGTTCAACCTGCTACCCGGCTATCTGGCGATGCCGCACGCAGGTCAGGAGACGTTGTCGGAGTATCTCGACGACATCATCGGGCACAATCAGAAAGGCTTCTGGCACAACGCCGATACGTACATGGTGTCGCTGCTCAAGGAGTACTGGGGCGAGCACGCTACCGCCGACAACGACTACTGCTTCGACTATCTGCCGCGCATCAACGGCGACCACGGCACCTACCGCACAGTGATGGACATGGTCGACGGCAACGTGTTCGGCTACTTCCTGCTCGGCCAGAACCCGGCGGTCGGGTCGGCCCACGGACGGTTGCAGCGCCTCGGCATGGCCAACCTCGACTGGCTGGTGGTGCGCGATCTCGTCGAGATCGAGAGCGCGACGCTCTGGAAGAACTCCCCCGAAATCGAAACGGGGGAGATCGAACCGCAGACGTGCCGCACCGAGGTGTTCCTGTTCCCGGCCGCGTCGCATGTGGAGAAGGCGGGCACGTTCACGCAGACGCAGCGCAAACTGCAGTGGCGGGAGAAGGCGGTCGAACCGCCGGGCGACGCCCGCTCCGAGTTGTGGTTCTTCTACCACCTGGGCCGTATCCTGCGTGAAAAGCTCGCCGGCTCAACAGATGAGCGCGACCGCCCGCTGCTCGACCTCTCCTGGGACTACGAACTGGAGGGCGACGAACCGTCCGCCGAGGATGTGCTGCGGCGCATCAACGGCGTCGACCTGACGACGGGTCGTGCGGTGAACGGCTATCTGGAACTCAAGGCCGACGGCACCACGATGTGCGGGTGCTGGATCTACAGCGGCGTCTACGCCGACGAGGTCAACCAGGCCGCCCGGCGCGCGCCGCACGACGACGCGCAGTGGGGTTGGGTGTGGCCGCTGAACCGGCGCGTGCTCTACAACCGCGCGTCGGCGGACCCGCAGGGCAGGCCGTGGAGCGAGCGCAAGAAGCTGGTGTGGTGGGACGCCTCGAAGGGCGAGTGGACCGGTTACGACGTCCCCGACTTCGAGAAGACCAAACCGCCGGACTACGAACCGCCGTCGGACGCAGTCGGTGTCGATGCGCTGCGCGGTGACGACGCGTTCGTCATGCAAGCCGACGGCAAGGGCTGGCTGTTCGCGCCGAACGGGGTGCTCGACGGGCCGTTGCCGACGCACTACGAGCCGCACGAGTCACCGGTGCCCAACGCGTTCTACAAGCAGCAGGGCAATCCGGCGCGCAAGGTGTACGGACGTGCGGACAACCCGTCGAACCCGTCGCCGCCGGAGTTGCACGGCGAGGTGTTCCCGTTCGTCTTCACCGCGGCCCGGCTGACCGAGCACCACACCGCGGGCGGAATGAGCCGCCACCTGCCCTATCTCAGCGAACTTCAGCCGGGTTTGTTCGTGGAGGTGTCGCCGCAGCTGGCGGCCGAACGCGGTCTGACGCATATGGAATGGGCGCACGTGGTGACCAGCCGGTCGGCGGTCGATGCACGGGTGTTCGTGACGGACCGGATGCGGCCGCTGCGGATCGAGGACCGGATCGTGCACCAGGTCTGGATGCCCTACCACTGGGGCAGTGTCGGGCTGATCGACGGCGACGTGGTGAACGACCTGGTGGGCGTGGTCGCCGACCCGAACGTGTTCATCCAAGAGAGCAAGGTCGCGACATGCGACATCCAGCCCGGTCGACGGCCGCGTGGACCGGCGCTGCTGGAGTACATCGCGATGTACCGCGAGCGGGCGCGCATCACCCCCGAGACGGGCACCAACCTGGACACCACCGAGGCTTCGACAGACCACACCGAGGAGAAGCCATGA